One Microbacterium marinum genomic window, CCGCCTCGCGCTGGCGGATCGCGAAGCGCTCGACCGGTCTCGCACGTTCCTCCAGAACGCCGGCGTCGAAACGTACGAGCGGGCATTCGCTCCGCAGACCGCCACGCGGCGAGCGATGACAGCGATCCACACCGGTCGGAAGGACCACGTCGAACGCATCGAAGCACTCATCAGCGAGCCGAGCGACCCGACGTCCGCATGGCGCGCGGGGTTTCTGTCAGGGATCTTCGACGCTGAAGGCTCGTGCTCGCGGGGCATCCTGCGCATCGTGAACACCGATACGCGCCTCATCCGCAGCGTGCGCGAGGCACTCGACCACTTCGATGTGCAGTCCGTGACGGAGCCGCCGCGCCCGAACGGCGTCATCGCTGTTCGGGTGACCGGCGGGCTCCCGTCGCGAGATCGGTTCTTCCGACTCACCACACCTGCGATCACCCGGAAGCTCGCCATCATCGGCTCGGCCGTCAAGACGACGTCCGATCTGCGCATCGTGTCGATCGAGGATGTCGGGGAACGGGACCTCATAGACATCTCGACCGACACCGAGGACTTCATCGCCGCCGGCGTCATCAGCCACAACTGCTTCGCCCGCAACACGCACACGTACCTCGACCTCGACGCGGGGCGCGACTTCGATTCGCAGATCGTCGTCAAGGTGAACGTCGCCGAGGTGCTCTCGCGGGAGCTCGCCCGGCCGTCATGGGGTCGCGAGCCGGTCGCACTCGGGACGAACACCGACCCGTACCAACGCGCCGAGGGCAGATACCGGCTCATGCCCGGCATCATCGACGCACTCGCCTCGCATGGCACCCCGTTCTCCGTGCTCACCAAAGGCACGCTGCTGCGACGAGACCTGCCGTTGCTCACGGACGCCGCGACCTCGGTGCCCGTGCACCTGGCGTTCTCGATCGCGGTGCTCGACGAACCTCTGCGGCAGCTCCTCGAACCGGGCGCGCCGACGTTCCAGGCACGACTCGACACCGTCCGCGCAGCCACCGATGCCGGGTTCCGCGTGACCGTCTTCCTCATGCCGATCGTGCCGCACCTCACCGACTCGCCCGAGGTGCTCGACGACGCGATCAGTCGCATCGCGGCATCCGGTGCGGTCCGCGTCGTGTTCGGCGCGCTGCACTTGCGCCCGGGCGCGAAAGAGTGGTTCTTCGCGTGGCTCAAGCGCGAGCGACCCGACCTGCTCCCTCGCTATCGCGGGCTCTACCCGGGCGTCTCCTCATACGCGCCGGCCGGCTACCGCAAACTGCTCAGCGCGCGGGTGCGGCCGCTGCTGCGGAAGCACCGGGTCGCCGGTCGCGCCGAAGAAGAGGGTCCAGCGCGCCACTCGAGCCTCGGTCCGGTGCAGACGACCGGGGCGGTGATGAAGACGGCGACGCGCGAACAGGCCGCCGCGATGCTGTTCTGAGGGTCAGGCGGTGATGCGCGAATGGCCGCGTCAACCGCCGGCGGCGCCGCGCAGCGCGGCATCCGCGCCTGACAGCGCCCCTCGTGCCGAAAGCGCCCCCTCCGACTCGTGCAGAGGGGGCGCTTTCGGCAACAGAGGGCGCTCTCGGCGCCGGTCACCGGTGGGGTCAGGCGTCGACGTTGGACGCCTGACGGCCCGCAAGCTCCTCGATGACGTCGTCGCCGATGCGCGCCTCCTCGAACGGGGCGTCGATTTCGGCGCGCTCAAGCATCTCGGTCATCTTGCGACGACGCTGACGCGTGATGAGCGTCACGACGGTGCCCGAGCGGCCCGCGCGACCGGTGCGCCCGGCGCGGTGGGTGTACGTCTTGTACTCGTCGGGAGCGTCCGCCTGCACGACCAGGTCGATGTCATCGACGTGGATGCCGCGGGCAGCGACGTCCGTCGCGACGAGGACGTTGACCTTGCCCTTCGTCAGCCGCTCGAGGTTGCGGGTGCGCTTGGCCTGGTTGAGGTCACCGTGCAGCGCGACGGCCGCGATACCGGCATCCTCGAACTGCTCGACGAGCATCTCGGAGAACGCACGGGTGCGGGTGAAGACGAGGGTCTTGCCGTCGCGGTCGACGAGCGAGCTGAGGATCTCGGCCTTGTCGCGGTGGTCGATGACGAGCACGCGGTGGTCGATCGTCCCGGTGTCCTGGGTCTCGCCGGCCACCTCGTAGACGGCCGGGTCGACGAGGAACTCGTCGACGAGAGCAGCGACCTCGCGGTCGAGCGTCGCCGAGAACAGCAGCTTCTGGGCGCCGTCCTGCACGAGGCGGAGGATGCGCTGCATCGGCTCGAGGAAGCCGAGCTCGCTCATGTGGTCGGCCTCGTCGAGGACGACCATGCGGATCTCGGACAGGTCGAGCTTGCCCTGCGCCTGCAGGTCTTCGATGCGGCCCGGGGTGCCGATGATGATGTCGACACCCTTCTTCAGCGCGCCCACCTGCCGCGCCTGGGGCACGCCGCCGTAGATCTGCGTCGTGAACAGGCCGACGCTGCGCGCGAGGCTCTGCACGGTGCGGTCGATCTGCAGCGCGAGCTCGCGGGTCGGCGCGAGGATCAGCGCCTTCGGCGACCGCCCGAACTCGCGGCGCTGGCCGGCCTGGCTGCGGAGGATCGACTCGACGAGCGGGGCACCGAACGCGATCGTCTTGCCGGAACCGGTGCGCCCGCGGGCGAGCACGTCGCGACCCTCGAGGATCGGGCCGATGGTGGCCGCCTGGATCGGGAACGGCGCGGCCGCACCCATGTCGGCGAGCGTCCTCACCAGGTTGTCGCCGAGGCCGAGCTCGGCGAAGGACGACTGCTCGACGCTCTCGGCGTCGACGGCCTTAGCCTGCAGACGCTCGTGCACGACGTCGGCACGCTGCGCCTGGGCGTTGGTCTCGGCGGACCCCCCACGGCCACTCCACGCGCCGCTGTCGCGTCGCGTGGAGCCTCCGGCCGCGTGGCCCCAGCTCGAACGGCTCGGGCCGTCGCCTCGGCGGGGTCGGTCGTCGCGCTGCGGCCGGTCGCCGAGGTCACGACGCGGACGGTCGTCGCGCTCGAAGCGGGGGCGCTCGGCGCGCTGCGGGCGGTCGAAGCCGGGGCGGTCGTCACGGCGCGGGCGGTCGTCGAAGCTCCGCGCGGGGCGGTCGTCACGACGCGGGCGATCGTCGAAGCTCCGCGCGGGGCGGTCGTCACGACGCGGACGGTCGTCGCGCTCGTACCGCGGGCGGTCGGCGCGCTGCGGGCGGTCGAAGCCACCGCGGTCGTCACGTTGCGGGCGGTCGCCGAAGTCGCGGCGCGGACGGTCGTCGCGCTCGTACCGCGGACGCTCGGCGCGCTGCGGGCGGTCGAAGCCACCGCGGTCATCGCGACGCGGGCGGTCATCGAAGCTCCGCGCAGGACGGTCATCGCGCCGCGGACGCTCGTCACGGTCGAACGATCGAGCCGGCCGGTCGCCGACGTCACGACGCGGACGGCTGTCCCGGTCGCCGAGCGAGCGCTGCGGGCGGTCGTCCCGGCCGAAGCGGGGCCGGTCGCCGTCGAACGACCGACGCGGACGCTCGTCGGCATCGCGACGCGGGCGCTCGTCGCGGTCGAAGCGGCGGTCGCCACGGGCCTGCGAGCGGATGCCGCGTGCCTCGTCGCGTCCGACGCGCTCCTGTGCGCTCCAGCGGCCCTTCGCAGCGGCGCCGCCCTCTTCGGGGGCGCGGTAGCCGCGGTGGCTGGGGCTCTTGCTGCCGGCGGTTCCGGCCGAGGACTGACCGGGACGGCGCTTGGCGTCCTGGTACGAGGTCTTCTTGCCGTAGCGCGGCTCGAAGTTCTGCGCGCGGCCGCCGGCCGGCTTCTTGTTCTTGGGCATGGGAGATTCCTTCTGAGTTCTCACACGAGAACAGCGCTGCGCACACACGCAGACATACCCGGGCTGTCGTCGACCGGGGGCCATTCCAGTTACTGGTTCCGAAACCGCGGATCGGGTTTCGAGATCGGCCCCGAGGACTCACACAGAATGCCCGTGCACAGCACGGTGTCCTCCGCCGACTCCCCCACGATACCGGACGCTCCTGGGAGGCCGCCGGGCGCGGGCACCGCCGCACCGCCGACAGACCCGCGCACCACCCACGCCGCGCGCCGCCGATACGCTGTGCCCATGAGCGCCGACCCCACCGGAACCCGATTCACGCTGCGCGCCGCCGACGTCTCCGCGGAGGTCACCGAGGTCGGCGCCGCCCTGCGCGCACTGCGGGTGGCGGGTGTCGACCTGGTCCCGGCATACCCCGACGATGCGCCGACGCCGGCGGCATCCGGGATCGTGCTCGTCCCCTGGCCCAACCGTGTCCGCGACGGGCGCTGGAACGACGACGGGGAGGAGCGTCAGCTGGCGATCACCGAGCCGAAGTTCGGCAACGCATCGCACGGTCTCCTCCGCTACACCGCCTACCGCGTCGAGTCTCAGACCGACGGCAGCCTCACGCTGCGCGCCGACGTCTACCCGCAGACCGGATATCCGTACCACCTCGCGACCCGTGTGACCTACGCACTGACCGCCGACGGCATCGAGGTCATCCACACCATCGACAACGTCGGTACGGATGCCGCGCCGGTGGCCCTCGGCACGCACCCGTACTTCCAGATCTCCGACGTCGACACCGCCGATCTGACCCTTCAGCTCGAGGCGGAGATGTGGTTCCGGCTGGACGAGCAGAACATCCCGGTCGCGGAGGAGCCGCTCGACGAGGCGCACGACCTCCGCGAGCCGCGCCGCGTCGGCGACCTCGCTCTCGACGCCGCCTTCGCCGGTCTCGCCCGCGACGCGCACGACCGTGCGAACACGGTCCTCGCTGCTCCCGACGGACGCCGCCTCGTCGTCTGGGCGGGAACCGGCTTCGACTACGTCCAGCTCTTCGTGACGGATCGGTACCCCGGCCACGACGTGGCGGTGGCGATCGAGCCGATGACGGCGCCCGCCGACGCGTTCAACTCCGGTCGGAGCCTGCGACGGCTCGCCCCGGGCGAGCGGTGGGAGCTGCACTGGGGCGTTCGTTTCGACGCGTGATCGGATGCCGCCGGCGCGGCGCACAATGGTCTGCATGGCCGATCCCATCACCGTCGCGATCGAGCGACGCATCGATCCGGTCCGCACCGCAGAGGCCACGAGCTGGATGCAGGCGGGCACCGACCTGGCGACGACCTTCCCCGGCTTCCTCGGCTCGGGGTGGGTGCGCGCGGGCGAGGAGAGCGACCTCTGGTACATGCTCTACCGCTTCCGCGACATCTCCACCCTGGAGGAGTGGGAGCAGTCGTCGGCGCGGGAATGGTGGCTGCAGTCGGGTCAGGCGTTCGCCCGTGAGGAGCGGAGCGAGCGCCGCACCGGCATCGAGGGCTGGTTCGACGCGCCGGGCGGAACGATCCTCGAGCCTCAGGTCGCCACGGGAGCGATCGCCACGACGGCCACCGCGCCGCCCCGGTGGAAGCAGGCGGTCGCGATCTGGCTCGGGTTTTTCCCCACGAACGTCGTCGGCACGTGGCTCCTGGGCCTGATCCCGGGGTTCGTCGAGCTCCACCTCGTCGCACGGGTCGGGATCAGCACGGCGCTGTTCACCCCGCTGATGGTGTTCTTCGTGCTGCCGTGGGTGACGCGGATGCTGCGCCCCTGGCTGCACCGCTGAGGTCAGCGCTCCTCGGGGGCGCCGTCCGTGTCGGTCGGCTCCGTCGTGTCCGTCTCGGCCGGCTCCGGGGTGTCGTCCCCGTCTGAGGTCGGGATCTCCACGTCGGGCGATTCGGTCTGCACGGCGGCGAGCTCGTCGGCGGGCGCGTCGACCGGCTCCTCGGCGGGCTCGACCGGCTCGTCAGCCGACTCGACCGGCTCCTCGACCGACTCGACCGGCTCCTCGGCCGCCTCGACGGGCTCGTCGGCCGCCTCCACGGGCTCGTCCGTTGCCGCGCTGCCCTCTGCGTCCACGACAGCGTCGTCGACGACGGGAGCCGCGATCTCGATGTCCGGCGCCTCTTCGATGATCGGGTCGATCACGACCGCCGCGGCACCCGTGACGGTGGCCGCCTCGGCCAGCGCGCGCCGCTCACGGCGGGACTGGGGCGCGGCGGCGGCGGCATCCTTCGCCTGCGGCAGGGGCTCGCCACGCTTCGCGGCGCGACGCTCCTTGGCTCCCTCGACGAGGTTGTAGAGGGCGGGCAGCACGAGCAGGGTCAGGACGGTCGACGAGATCAGACCGCCGATCACCACGATGGCCAGCGGCTGGGAGATGAACCCGCCGTGCCCCGTGATCCCGAGCGCCATCGGCGTGAGGGCGAAGATCGTCGCCAGCGCGGTCATCAGGATCGGCCGCAGTCGGCGAGCACCACCGGCGATCACCGCATCCGGGGTCGTCAG contains:
- a CDS encoding intein-containing Rv2578c family radical SAM protein — protein: MRCNGQSITTVDDAALPGLESLGGLVRSVTTPEFAGMTFHEVVAKSALNHVPHTSAMPFSWTVNPYRGCSHACTYCLDPETLVMTENGRHRRLKDVRVGDVLVGTRQDGEYRRYTPSTVRAVWATRKRAYRVTLADGTEIISSGDHRFLTNRGWKYVTGTGSGAAQRPHLTTGNRLQGFGTGAPHDASDFATDRDFERGYLSGMIRGDGMLLHKSYTDAKRTRVVHRFRLALADREALDRSRTFLQNAGVETYERAFAPQTATRRAMTAIHTGRKDHVERIEALISEPSDPTSAWRAGFLSGIFDAEGSCSRGILRIVNTDTRLIRSVREALDHFDVQSVTEPPRPNGVIAVRVTGGLPSRDRFFRLTTPAITRKLAIIGSAVKTTSDLRIVSIEDVGERDLIDISTDTEDFIAAGVISHNCFARNTHTYLDLDAGRDFDSQIVVKVNVAEVLSRELARPSWGREPVALGTNTDPYQRAEGRYRLMPGIIDALASHGTPFSVLTKGTLLRRDLPLLTDAATSVPVHLAFSIAVLDEPLRQLLEPGAPTFQARLDTVRAATDAGFRVTVFLMPIVPHLTDSPEVLDDAISRIAASGAVRVVFGALHLRPGAKEWFFAWLKRERPDLLPRYRGLYPGVSSYAPAGYRKLLSARVRPLLRKHRVAGRAEEEGPARHSSLGPVQTTGAVMKTATREQAAAMLF
- a CDS encoding DEAD/DEAH box helicase; amino-acid sequence: MPKNKKPAGGRAQNFEPRYGKKTSYQDAKRRPGQSSAGTAGSKSPSHRGYRAPEEGGAAAKGRWSAQERVGRDEARGIRSQARGDRRFDRDERPRRDADERPRRSFDGDRPRFGRDDRPQRSLGDRDSRPRRDVGDRPARSFDRDERPRRDDRPARSFDDRPRRDDRGGFDRPQRAERPRYERDDRPRRDFGDRPQRDDRGGFDRPQRADRPRYERDDRPRRDDRPARSFDDRPRRDDRPARSFDDRPRRDDRPGFDRPQRAERPRFERDDRPRRDLGDRPQRDDRPRRGDGPSRSSWGHAAGGSTRRDSGAWSGRGGSAETNAQAQRADVVHERLQAKAVDAESVEQSSFAELGLGDNLVRTLADMGAAAPFPIQAATIGPILEGRDVLARGRTGSGKTIAFGAPLVESILRSQAGQRREFGRSPKALILAPTRELALQIDRTVQSLARSVGLFTTQIYGGVPQARQVGALKKGVDIIIGTPGRIEDLQAQGKLDLSEIRMVVLDEADHMSELGFLEPMQRILRLVQDGAQKLLFSATLDREVAALVDEFLVDPAVYEVAGETQDTGTIDHRVLVIDHRDKAEILSSLVDRDGKTLVFTRTRAFSEMLVEQFEDAGIAAVALHGDLNQAKRTRNLERLTKGKVNVLVATDVAARGIHVDDIDLVVQADAPDEYKTYTHRAGRTGRAGRSGTVVTLITRQRRRKMTEMLERAEIDAPFEEARIGDDVIEELAGRQASNVDA
- a CDS encoding aldose 1-epimerase family protein; this encodes MSADPTGTRFTLRAADVSAEVTEVGAALRALRVAGVDLVPAYPDDAPTPAASGIVLVPWPNRVRDGRWNDDGEERQLAITEPKFGNASHGLLRYTAYRVESQTDGSLTLRADVYPQTGYPYHLATRVTYALTADGIEVIHTIDNVGTDAAPVALGTHPYFQISDVDTADLTLQLEAEMWFRLDEQNIPVAEEPLDEAHDLREPRRVGDLALDAAFAGLARDAHDRANTVLAAPDGRRLVVWAGTGFDYVQLFVTDRYPGHDVAVAIEPMTAPADAFNSGRSLRRLAPGERWELHWGVRFDA
- a CDS encoding antibiotic biosynthesis monooxygenase; the protein is MADPITVAIERRIDPVRTAEATSWMQAGTDLATTFPGFLGSGWVRAGEESDLWYMLYRFRDISTLEEWEQSSAREWWLQSGQAFAREERSERRTGIEGWFDAPGGTILEPQVATGAIATTATAPPRWKQAVAIWLGFFPTNVVGTWLLGLIPGFVELHLVARVGISTALFTPLMVFFVLPWVTRMLRPWLHR